In one window of Paracoccus saliphilus DNA:
- a CDS encoding cell division protein FtsQ/DivIB has product MSSVIDHRPSRQPSAPPPRIKRDPAPSRLKYRLERMWLTPLYRRVVRVGLPAFLVAMTAGIWLADEDRRAALTDGIAGLVEKVQSREAFQVKMMTIEGASPAVDKALRGMLPVDLPASSFDIDLAALRFQVLQLDAVESIDLRIKPGGILSAAVTEREPVLLWRHARGIDMLDAGGHRVASVTSREVRPNLPLIAGEGADMAAEEALALIDAAGPILPRLRGLVRKGERRWDVVLDKGQQIMLPAEGAVTALEAAIAMNRAQDMLGRDVSVVDLRDPSRPVVRLGLDARNTIRLARDMLPLGPDGKVIEKKKGG; this is encoded by the coding sequence GTGTCGTCCGTGATCGATCATCGTCCGTCGAGGCAGCCATCCGCGCCGCCGCCACGTATCAAGCGCGATCCGGCGCCGTCGCGGCTGAAATACCGGCTGGAGCGGATGTGGCTGACGCCGCTTTACCGGCGCGTTGTGCGGGTCGGGCTGCCGGCTTTCCTGGTCGCGATGACCGCGGGCATATGGCTGGCCGACGAGGACCGGCGGGCGGCGCTGACCGATGGCATAGCCGGGCTGGTCGAGAAGGTGCAGAGCCGCGAGGCATTCCAGGTCAAGATGATGACCATCGAGGGCGCGTCGCCTGCCGTGGACAAGGCACTCCGGGGGATGTTGCCGGTCGATCTCCCGGCATCGAGCTTCGATATCGACCTTGCCGCGCTGCGTTTCCAGGTGCTGCAACTGGATGCGGTCGAGTCGATCGACCTGCGGATCAAGCCGGGCGGAATCCTGTCGGCGGCGGTGACCGAGCGCGAGCCGGTCCTGCTGTGGCGCCATGCGCGCGGGATCGACATGCTGGATGCCGGCGGGCACCGGGTTGCCAGCGTCACCTCGCGGGAAGTGCGTCCGAACCTGCCGCTGATCGCGGGCGAAGGCGCCGACATGGCGGCCGAAGAGGCGCTGGCGCTGATCGATGCCGCGGGGCCGATCCTGCCGCGGCTGCGCGGGCTGGTCCGCAAGGGCGAACGGCGTTGGGACGTGGTGCTGGACAAGGGGCAGCAGATCATGCTGCCCGCCGAGGGGGCGGTGACGGCGCTCGAGGCCGCCATCGCGATGAACCGGGCACAGGACATGCTGGGGCGAGATGTCTCGGTGGTCGATCTGCGCGATCCGTCGCGGCCGGTCGTCCGCTTGGGGTTGGATGCGCGAAATACCATCCGCTTGGCACGGGACATGCTGCCCCTGGGGCCGGACGGCAAGGTGATCGAGAAGAAGAAAGGGGGCTGA
- a CDS encoding D-alanine--D-alanine ligase gives MGGSSAEREVSLSSGRECAAALREAGYDVIEIELGADRGDDIIARLAQARPDVVFNALHGRWGEDGCVQGILEWMGLPYTHSGVLASAMAMDKTVAKQAFRDVGLPVVESVIADAAEVRGRHVLKPPYVVKPNDEGSSVGVYIVHEAANGPPRLSDAMPARVMVETYAPGRELTTTVMGERALGVTEIITDGWYDYDAKYKEGGSRHVIPAAIPEEITTACLDYAVRAHQALGCRGLTRSDFRWDDTRGLDGLVLLEVNTQPGMTPTSLAPEQAAARGVDFPALMRWMVEDALCRP, from the coding sequence ATGGGTGGTTCCTCGGCCGAGCGCGAGGTTTCCCTGTCATCGGGGCGTGAATGCGCGGCGGCGCTGCGCGAGGCGGGCTATGATGTGATCGAGATCGAACTGGGTGCGGATCGCGGCGATGATATCATCGCGCGACTGGCTCAGGCGCGCCCGGATGTCGTCTTCAATGCGCTACATGGCCGTTGGGGCGAGGATGGCTGCGTGCAGGGTATCCTCGAATGGATGGGTTTGCCCTATACGCATTCCGGTGTGCTTGCCTCGGCCATGGCGATGGACAAGACGGTTGCCAAGCAGGCCTTCCGCGATGTCGGGCTGCCGGTGGTCGAAAGCGTGATCGCCGATGCCGCAGAGGTTCGCGGCCGCCATGTCCTGAAGCCTCCCTACGTGGTCAAGCCGAATGACGAGGGCTCTTCGGTCGGCGTCTATATCGTGCATGAGGCGGCGAATGGGCCGCCCCGGCTTTCGGATGCCATGCCCGCGCGGGTGATGGTCGAGACCTATGCGCCGGGGCGCGAACTAACCACCACCGTGATGGGAGAGCGGGCGCTTGGCGTGACCGAGATCATCACCGATGGCTGGTACGATTACGATGCGAAATACAAGGAGGGCGGTTCGCGCCACGTGATCCCGGCGGCGATCCCCGAAGAGATCACCACGGCCTGCCTGGATTATGCCGTCCGCGCGCATCAGGCGCTTGGGTGCCGCGGGCTGACCCGCTCGGATTTCCGGTGGGACGATACGCGCGGACTGGACGGGCTGGTCCTGCTCGAGGTCAATACCCAACCCGGCATGACGCCGACATCGCTGGCCCCTGAACAGGCGGCAGCGAGGGGCGTCGATTTCCCCGCGCTGATGCGCTGGATGGTGGAGGACGCACTGTGTCGTCCGTGA
- a CDS encoding YHS domain-containing (seleno)protein, with translation MKALSLAVILAAGLAFPALAGEQYVDQTGFAVSGYDVVAYRDLEQVPVGMPQPAAIPGKADITVEYNGATFAFATTENREKFLEDPAYFAPQYDGHCAYGVSKGGKVPGNPNLWRIVDDKLYLNITRNVVGFWEEDIPGNIDLAEGNWSEIEPDKASVKPIPSFKSSAPVKD, from the coding sequence ATGAAAGCCCTCTCCCTTGCCGTCATCCTTGCCGCCGGACTCGCGTTCCCGGCCCTTGCAGGTGAACAATATGTCGACCAGACGGGCTTTGCCGTATCGGGTTACGACGTGGTGGCCTATCGCGATCTCGAACAGGTGCCGGTCGGCATGCCTCAACCCGCCGCCATCCCCGGAAAGGCGGATATCACCGTCGAGTATAACGGCGCGACCTTCGCCTTCGCGACAACGGAGAACCGAGAAAAGTTCCTTGAAGACCCGGCTTATTTCGCTCCGCAATATGACGGTCACTGCGCCTATGGCGTGTCCAAGGGCGGCAAGGTGCCGGGAAATCCGAACCTGTGGCGGATCGTCGATGACAAGCTCTACCTGAACATCACCCGGAACGTGGTTGGTTTCTGGGAAGAGGATATTCCGGGCAATATTGATCTGGCGGAAGGCAATTGGTCCGAAATCGAGCCGGACAAGGCTTCGGTCAAGCCAATCCCGAGTTTCAAATCCTCTGCTCCCGTCAAGGACTGA
- the ftsA gene encoding cell division protein FtsA, with product MAELYQTQRAMRNMRRAALQRGVIGILDIGTSKIACMVLKFDGTGTFRETDGVGPMAGQANFRVIGAASTRSRGVRRGEIDTMAETERAIRTVVAAAQKLAGVRVDHVIACMSGGRPASYGLNGEVVLESGKVTEHDVASVLAACDAPDFGRGREVLHAQPVNFAVDNRSGLGDPRDHAGNRLACDMHVLTIDGDLIGNLVQCIRRCDLELAGIASASYASARASLVEDEQELGGACIDFGGGGTSVSIFIRKHMIFSDNVRIGGNLITQDLAQGLRVSLPVAERLKTLNGGVEATGRDDREMIEVGGDTGDWESDRRTVSRADVIGVMRPRVEEILENVRQVLDAAGFEHMPSQQIVLTGGGSQIPGLDGLATRILGPNIRCGRPLRIDGLAHQLTDPSFSSAVGLALFAAHPQDEWWDFEMPAEAYPARSLKRAYRWFRNNW from the coding sequence ATGGCGGAACTGTATCAGACGCAGCGGGCAATGCGGAACATGCGCCGGGCGGCCCTGCAGCGCGGGGTGATCGGGATCCTGGATATCGGCACATCCAAGATCGCCTGCATGGTGCTGAAATTCGACGGCACCGGCACCTTCCGCGAAACCGATGGCGTCGGGCCGATGGCCGGTCAGGCGAATTTCCGGGTGATCGGCGCGGCCTCGACCCGGTCGCGTGGCGTGCGCCGGGGCGAGATCGATACCATGGCCGAGACCGAGCGCGCGATCCGCACCGTCGTTGCCGCCGCGCAGAAGCTGGCCGGGGTAAGGGTCGATCACGTCATCGCCTGCATGTCCGGCGGGCGTCCCGCCTCTTACGGGTTGAATGGCGAGGTCGTCCTGGAATCGGGCAAGGTGACCGAACATGACGTGGCCTCGGTGCTGGCCGCCTGCGACGCACCCGATTTCGGGCGCGGGCGTGAAGTGCTGCATGCGCAGCCGGTGAATTTCGCCGTGGATAACCGTAGCGGGTTGGGCGATCCGCGCGATCATGCGGGCAACCGGCTGGCTTGCGACATGCATGTGCTGACCATCGACGGCGATCTGATCGGCAACCTGGTGCAATGCATCCGCCGCTGTGACCTGGAACTGGCGGGAATCGCATCGGCCTCTTATGCCTCGGCGCGGGCAAGCCTTGTCGAGGATGAGCAGGAACTGGGCGGAGCCTGCATCGATTTCGGCGGCGGCGGCACTAGTGTTTCCATTTTCATAAGGAAACACATGATCTTCTCGGACAATGTTCGAATTGGTGGGAATCTGATCACGCAGGATCTGGCGCAGGGTCTGCGGGTTTCCCTGCCGGTGGCGGAACGGCTCAAGACCCTGAATGGCGGTGTCGAGGCGACCGGTCGCGACGACCGCGAGATGATCGAGGTGGGCGGGGATACCGGCGATTGGGAGTCCGATCGCCGCACCGTCAGCCGTGCCGACGTGATCGGGGTGATGCGCCCGAGAGTCGAGGAAATTCTGGAGAATGTGCGTCAAGTGCTTGATGCGGCGGGATTCGAACATATGCCCAGCCAGCAGATCGTGCTGACCGGCGGGGGCAGCCAGATCCCGGGGCTCGATGGCTTGGCAACGCGTATCCTGGGGCCGAATATCCGCTGTGGGCGGCCCCTGCGCATCGATGGGCTGGCGCATCAGCTGACCGATCCGAGTTTTTCCAGCGCCGTCGGGCTCGCGCTTTTCGCGGCGCATCCGCAGGACGAATGGTGGGATTTCGAGATGCCGGCGGAGGCCTATCCGGCGCGCAGCCTCAAGCGGGCCTATCGCTGGTTCCGCAATAACTGGTAG
- a CDS encoding outer membrane protein assembly factor BamD, with translation MTLSGCSALRGSDDDDKRNLERFTAEQIYKRGEYELENSRKPEDAVFYFSEVERLYPYSEWAKRALIMQAYGHHRAGEYEEARGAAQRFIETYPGDADAAYAKYLLALSYYDQIDEVGRDQGLTFQALVALREVIEEYPDTEYARSAILKFDLAFDHLAAKEMEIGRYYLKRGHYAASVNRFRVVVEEFQTTTQTPEALMRLVEAYLALGLNDEAQTAGAILGYNFQSSPFYEDAYRQLRGRGLSAEVRGESWLTNVYRQMVQGKWL, from the coding sequence ATGACCCTTTCGGGATGTTCCGCCCTCCGCGGCTCGGATGATGACGACAAACGGAATCTGGAACGGTTCACCGCCGAACAGATATACAAGCGTGGCGAATACGAGCTGGAAAACAGCCGCAAGCCCGAAGACGCTGTCTTTTATTTCAGCGAGGTCGAGCGGCTTTATCCCTATTCGGAATGGGCCAAACGGGCGCTGATCATGCAGGCCTACGGGCATCACCGGGCCGGTGAATACGAAGAGGCGCGGGGGGCCGCTCAGCGTTTCATCGAGACCTATCCGGGCGATGCCGATGCGGCCTATGCGAAATATCTTCTGGCGCTGTCCTATTACGACCAGATCGACGAGGTCGGCCGGGACCAGGGCCTGACCTTCCAGGCGCTTGTGGCCCTGCGCGAGGTGATCGAGGAATATCCCGACACCGAATATGCCCGCAGCGCGATCCTGAAATTCGATCTCGCCTTCGACCATCTGGCCGCGAAAGAGATGGAAATCGGGCGCTACTACCTCAAGCGTGGCCATTACGCTGCGTCGGTCAATCGCTTCCGTGTCGTGGTCGAAGAGTTCCAGACAACGACTCAGACCCCCGAGGCGCTGATGCGGTTGGTCGAGGCCTATCTGGCGCTTGGCCTGAATGACGAGGCGCAGACCGCAGGGGCGATCCTGGGTTACAACTTCCAGTCGTCGCCCTTCTATGAAGACGCCTATCGTCAGCTTCGTGGCCGTGGGTTGTCAGCCGAGGTGCGCGGCGAAAGCTGGCTGACCAATGTGTATCGCCAGATGGTTCAGGGGAAATGGCTGTGA
- the lpxC gene encoding UDP-3-O-acyl-N-acetylglucosamine deacetylase translates to MQATLKTNAIFEGVGLHSGAAARLEIHPAPAGHGILFRRTDLTPVVDIPARWDHVTPSKLCTLLDNGQGQTLSTVEHIMAALTGTGIHNALIEVDGPEVPILDGSAAPFVKGILRAGIAIQPVPLRAIRVLRPVELREGEAYARLTPADHLEIEFDIDFTDEAIGHQEKRLDMANGAFLRELADSRTFCRQADVDMMRQNGLALGGTYLNAVVVDGAQVLSPGGLRHTDEAVRHKMLDAMGDLALAGAPLLARYTGHRAGHAMTNRLLRALFADPTAWAWETCSPDLADRLPGAGVSAYVYSAKDELVAL, encoded by the coding sequence ATGCAGGCGACGCTTAAAACGAATGCGATCTTTGAAGGTGTTGGTTTGCACTCCGGTGCAGCCGCCCGGCTGGAGATCCATCCCGCACCGGCCGGACACGGTATCCTGTTCCGCCGGACGGACCTGACGCCGGTTGTCGATATCCCGGCCCGTTGGGATCACGTGACCCCGTCAAAGCTTTGCACATTGCTGGATAACGGCCAGGGGCAGACGCTGTCCACGGTCGAGCATATCATGGCGGCCCTGACGGGCACCGGTATCCATAACGCGCTGATCGAGGTCGATGGCCCCGAAGTGCCGATTCTCGACGGTTCCGCCGCGCCTTTCGTCAAGGGCATCCTGCGCGCGGGCATTGCCATTCAGCCTGTTCCGCTGCGCGCCATCCGTGTGCTGCGCCCCGTGGAACTGCGTGAGGGCGAGGCTTATGCCCGGCTGACCCCCGCCGATCATCTGGAGATCGAGTTCGATATCGATTTCACCGACGAGGCGATCGGCCACCAGGAAAAGCGTCTGGACATGGCCAATGGCGCTTTCCTGCGCGAATTGGCCGATAGCCGCACCTTCTGCCGTCAGGCGGATGTGGACATGATGCGCCAGAACGGTCTGGCGCTTGGCGGGACCTATCTGAACGCGGTTGTCGTCGATGGCGCGCAGGTTCTGTCTCCGGGCGGGCTGCGCCATACGGACGAGGCGGTGCGTCACAAGATGCTGGACGCGATGGGCGACCTGGCACTGGCCGGGGCGCCGCTTCTGGCGCGCTATACGGGACATCGTGCCGGTCACGCGATGACCAACCGGCTGCTGCGTGCCCTGTTCGCCGATCCGACCGCATGGGCGTGGGAAACCTGCTCGCCCGATCTGGCGGATCGCCTGCCGGGGGCCGGCGTTTCCGCCTATGTCTATTCGGCCAAGGATGAGCTGGTCGCGCTGTGA
- the murB gene encoding UDP-N-acetylmuramate dehydrogenase — MTFDLPSPRGALTPNRSLDSLTWLRVGGPADWLFQPADAEDLADFLRELDPAMPVFPMGVGSNLIVRDGGIRGVVIRLGRGFNGIVAEDDRVIAGAGALDAHVARRAADAGLDLTFLRTIPGSIGGAVRMNAGCYGSYMADHLIEVRGVTRDGREEVLKPEELRFAYRHSELPEGWIVTEAVLRADRGEPDVLHQKMADQLAKRDATQPTKERSAGSTFRNPAGFSSTGREDDTHELKAWSLIEQAGLRGHSWGGAQMSEKHPNFLLNTGGATAADLETLGELVRRRVLEDSGHELQWEVIRVGDPLPEDAQD, encoded by the coding sequence ATGACATTTGACCTGCCCAGCCCCCGCGGCGCCCTGACACCGAACCGTTCCCTGGACAGCCTGACATGGCTGCGCGTGGGCGGGCCGGCCGATTGGCTGTTCCAGCCTGCCGATGCCGAGGATCTGGCCGATTTCCTGCGCGAGCTGGACCCGGCCATGCCGGTTTTTCCCATGGGCGTGGGCAGCAACCTGATCGTGCGCGATGGCGGGATCCGGGGCGTGGTGATCCGGCTCGGGCGCGGCTTCAACGGGATCGTGGCCGAGGATGACCGGGTGATTGCCGGGGCAGGGGCGCTGGATGCCCATGTGGCGAGGCGCGCGGCCGATGCGGGGCTGGACCTGACCTTTCTGCGCACCATTCCGGGCAGTATCGGCGGCGCGGTCAGGATGAATGCGGGATGCTACGGATCCTACATGGCCGATCACCTGATCGAGGTGAGAGGGGTTACGCGTGACGGGCGCGAAGAGGTGCTGAAGCCCGAGGAACTGCGCTTTGCCTATCGCCATTCGGAACTGCCGGAAGGGTGGATTGTCACCGAGGCTGTCTTGCGGGCCGACAGGGGTGAACCCGATGTTTTGCATCAGAAAATGGCCGATCAGCTTGCCAAGCGCGACGCGACGCAGCCGACGAAGGAACGCAGCGCCGGTTCGACTTTCCGCAACCCGGCGGGGTTCAGCTCGACCGGGCGGGAGGACGATACGCATGAGTTGAAGGCGTGGTCGCTGATCGAGCAGGCCGGGCTGCGCGGCCATAGCTGGGGCGGGGCGCAAATGTCTGAAAAGCATCCGAATTTCCTGCTGAATACCGGCGGAGCGACGGCGGCTGACCTGGAAACCCTGGGCGAACTGGTCCGCCGCCGGGTGCTGGAGGACAGTGGCCATGAGCTTCAGTGGGAGGTGATCCGCGTGGGCGATCCCTTGCCCGAGGATGCGCAGGACTGA
- a CDS encoding Hint domain-containing protein, whose translation MDTTRGNITPESANQFVGQTFGSETDPLFEDFRHLAQRPGYNNFSANSPTNVYNNDADPNQRAGAQYEYFRTTADGGETWTPHAYDALAVYNNSTITYVDGTTANVQVHLVQDYNGETFWVPQTSQNAYQDAMEAKPIQSLTVGTLNTNYANLTAYRDIWEYAVCFAAGTLIETADGSRRIETLRRGDLVLTKDNDLQRIRWIGSRKIGTAVLQENPNLRPIRIRAGALGASTPASDLVLSPQHRVLVRSKIAQRMFGAIEVLVAAKHLLEIDGIEIAQDIAEVEYFHFMFDAHEVVLANGAEAESLYTGPEALKAVSPAARDEIFALFPELRGMDSTALASPARPLVKGRVGRQLAGRHARNRRELVS comes from the coding sequence ATGGATACCACCAGAGGGAACATCACTCCCGAATCCGCCAATCAGTTTGTTGGCCAGACCTTCGGCAGTGAGACCGACCCGTTATTTGAGGATTTTCGGCATCTCGCGCAGCGGCCGGGCTATAACAATTTCAGCGCTAATTCGCCCACCAATGTCTATAACAATGATGCCGATCCAAATCAGAGGGCTGGCGCACAATACGAGTATTTTCGAACGACTGCTGATGGCGGAGAAACCTGGACGCCGCACGCATATGACGCACTGGCCGTGTATAACAACAGCACGATCACCTATGTCGACGGAACAACGGCGAATGTTCAGGTTCACCTGGTTCAGGACTATAACGGCGAAACCTTCTGGGTACCCCAAACATCGCAAAACGCTTATCAGGACGCGATGGAGGCGAAGCCCATCCAGTCGCTGACTGTCGGGACTCTGAACACGAATTACGCCAACCTGACGGCATATCGCGATATCTGGGAATATGCGGTCTGCTTTGCCGCAGGCACGTTGATCGAGACTGCCGACGGTTCGCGGCGGATCGAAACCTTGCGACGCGGCGACCTGGTCCTGACCAAGGATAACGACCTTCAACGCATTCGCTGGATCGGTTCGCGCAAGATTGGCACTGCCGTTCTGCAAGAAAATCCAAATCTGCGCCCGATCCGTATCAGGGCAGGGGCGCTCGGGGCAAGCACGCCCGCATCCGACTTGGTCCTGTCGCCGCAGCACCGGGTCCTGGTTCGCTCGAAGATCGCACAACGCATGTTCGGTGCCATCGAGGTTCTGGTCGCCGCCAAGCACCTGCTGGAGATCGATGGGATCGAGATCGCGCAAGACATCGCAGAGGTCGAATATTTCCACTTCATGTTTGACGCTCACGAAGTCGTTCTGGCCAATGGCGCGGAAGCCGAAAGTCTCTATACCGGACCCGAGGCGCTAAAGGCCGTCAGCCCGGCGGCGCGCGATGAAATCTTCGCGCTGTTCCCCGAATTGCGCGGCATGGATTCGACGGCGCTTGCGTCACCGGCGCGGCCCCTGGTCAAGGGGCGGGTGGGACGTCAGCTGGCCGGGCGCCATGCACGGAACAGGCGTGAACTGGTAAGCTGA
- the recN gene encoding DNA repair protein RecN, with the protein MLQSLEIRNMLLIDRLELCFAPGLNVLTGETGAGKSILLDCLGFVLGWRGRADLVRQGAAQGEVTAVFDLPAVHPARAILAEAGIEAEDGELILRRVNGGDGRKTGWINDRRVSGEVLRQLSEQLVELHGQHDDRGLLNPRGHRALLDAFGRLDLSPTRQAWTARRKARSALAEAEAELAAAREEEEFLRHAVKELDDLAPQPGEEAELDTRRRNMQAAARIREDVERALRMLGPEGAEGAILDANRWLEGAAESADGRLDDPISALSRALIELGEAHSGVETALSALDFNPLDLDAAEERLFALRALARKHDVLADDLAGLGDTLRERLDKIDAGEDSLAVLRDEAETADDAYRQAADDLSAARVEAAKRLDKAVMAELAPLKMERAIFETGLDRCEPGPDGQDSVAFTVATNPGAAAGPLDKIASGGELSRFLLALKVCLARGNSALVMIFDEIDRGVGGATADAVGRRLKKLAQDAQNLVVTHSPQVAALGDQHFHVSKSVSDGMTTSVVAELAPEPRVEEIARMLSGDKITDAATAAARALLEG; encoded by the coding sequence ATGCTGCAATCGCTGGAAATCCGCAACATGCTCCTGATCGACCGGCTGGAGCTTTGCTTTGCGCCGGGGCTGAACGTGTTGACGGGCGAGACTGGGGCGGGCAAGTCGATTCTGCTGGATTGCCTTGGGTTCGTGTTGGGCTGGCGCGGTCGCGCCGACCTGGTCCGGCAGGGCGCGGCTCAGGGCGAGGTGACAGCGGTATTCGATTTGCCCGCAGTTCACCCCGCGCGCGCGATTCTGGCGGAAGCCGGTATCGAGGCCGAAGATGGCGAACTCATCCTGCGCCGCGTGAATGGCGGAGATGGGCGCAAGACTGGCTGGATAAATGACCGGCGCGTGTCGGGCGAAGTGTTGCGACAGCTTTCAGAGCAACTGGTCGAGTTGCATGGGCAGCACGACGATCGCGGTTTGCTGAACCCGCGCGGGCATCGCGCGCTTCTGGATGCATTCGGGCGTCTCGACCTGTCTCCGACGCGGCAGGCATGGACTGCCCGTCGCAAGGCCCGCTCGGCCCTGGCGGAGGCCGAGGCGGAACTGGCGGCTGCCCGCGAGGAAGAGGAATTCCTGCGCCACGCCGTCAAGGAACTGGACGATCTTGCCCCGCAGCCCGGCGAAGAGGCCGAACTGGACACGCGCCGCCGCAACATGCAGGCCGCCGCGCGGATCCGCGAAGATGTCGAGCGTGCGCTGCGGATGCTGGGCCCCGAGGGCGCGGAAGGGGCGATACTGGATGCGAATCGCTGGCTCGAAGGGGCGGCGGAGAGTGCGGATGGCCGTCTCGACGATCCGATCTCGGCCCTGTCGCGGGCGCTAATCGAGTTGGGCGAGGCTCATAGCGGTGTCGAGACCGCGTTGTCTGCGCTGGATTTCAACCCCTTGGATTTGGACGCCGCGGAAGAGCGTTTGTTTGCGCTGCGTGCCCTGGCGCGCAAGCATGACGTGCTGGCCGATGATCTGGCCGGGCTTGGCGATACATTGCGTGAGCGTCTGGACAAGATCGACGCGGGCGAGGATTCGCTGGCCGTGCTGCGTGATGAGGCAGAGACCGCCGATGATGCCTATCGACAGGCGGCGGATGACCTGAGCGCGGCCCGGGTCGAGGCGGCCAAGCGGCTGGACAAGGCGGTGATGGCAGAACTGGCACCGTTGAAGATGGAGCGCGCCATTTTCGAGACCGGGCTTGACCGCTGCGAGCCGGGCCCGGACGGGCAGGACAGCGTGGCATTCACCGTTGCCACCAATCCCGGCGCGGCGGCGGGCCCGTTGGACAAGATCGCCTCGGGCGGGGAATTGTCGCGTTTCCTGTTGGCGCTGAAGGTTTGCCTTGCGCGCGGAAACAGCGCCTTGGTGATGATTTTCGACGAAATCGACCGGGGTGTGGGCGGAGCGACCGCGGACGCGGTCGGGCGGCGGCTGAAAAAGCTGGCGCAGGACGCGCAGAACCTGGTGGTGACGCATTCCCCGCAGGTTGCGGCATTGGGCGATCAGCATTTCCATGTCTCCAAATCGGTCTCGGACGGCATGACGACCTCGGTCGTGGCGGAACTGGCGCCAGAGCCGCGCGTGGAGGAAATCGCGCGCATGCTGTCAGGTGACAAGATCACCGATGCCGCTACGGCAGCCGCCCGGGCATTGCTTGAAGGATAG
- the ftsZ gene encoding cell division protein FtsZ, with protein sequence MNLNLMMNDEQELKPRITVFGVGGAGGNAVNNMIEKQLDGVEFVVANTDAQALAQSRSTSRVQMGPKVTEGLGAGAKPSIGAKAAEETIEDIVDHLMGAHMCFITAGMGGGTGTGAAPIIAQAAREMGILTVGVVTKPFQFEGTKRMRQAEEGVESLQKVVDTLIIIPNQNLFRLANEKTTFTEAFAMADDVLYQGVKGVTDLMVRPGLINLDFADVRAVMDEMGKAMMGTGEAAGDNRAQEAAERAIANPLLDEISLNGARGVLINITGGYDMTLFELDEAANVIRDKVDSDANIIVGSTLDPEMEGSLRVSVVATGIDASAAHEEVPAPRRSMAEPLTQNPPVARGQEEAAPQEDDIPVPPRRAPAAIAEPRTQEQAPAAQQQDDLPPPAWQSRAQPRAAAAVQIDDDASGFVAPKPAGGDRGQPKPEVLDRLRKAVEHQGERQAARQPQAQPETEASRNQSRMSGLGRMLERMAGHNEQGGGGQSKPAAASIAERVNERVAVRARQEEVDFDDLASPEQGDDNVEIPAFLRRQAN encoded by the coding sequence ATGAACCTCAATCTGATGATGAACGACGAACAAGAGCTCAAGCCCCGGATCACCGTGTTCGGTGTTGGCGGTGCAGGTGGCAACGCGGTCAACAACATGATCGAGAAACAACTCGACGGGGTCGAGTTCGTGGTTGCCAATACCGATGCGCAGGCGCTGGCGCAGTCGCGCTCGACCAGCCGCGTGCAGATGGGCCCGAAAGTGACCGAAGGTCTGGGTGCGGGGGCCAAGCCCTCGATCGGCGCCAAGGCTGCCGAGGAAACCATCGAGGATATCGTCGATCACCTGATGGGCGCGCATATGTGCTTCATCACCGCCGGGATGGGTGGCGGCACCGGCACCGGCGCCGCGCCGATCATCGCCCAGGCCGCGCGCGAGATGGGAATCCTGACGGTCGGCGTCGTGACCAAGCCCTTCCAGTTCGAAGGCACGAAGCGGATGCGCCAGGCCGAAGAGGGCGTCGAATCGCTGCAGAAGGTCGTCGATACGCTGATCATCATTCCCAACCAGAACCTGTTCCGGCTGGCGAATGAGAAGACTACCTTCACCGAAGCCTTCGCCATGGCCGACGACGTTCTGTACCAGGGCGTCAAGGGCGTGACCGACCTGATGGTCCGGCCGGGCCTGATCAATCTCGACTTCGCCGATGTCCGCGCCGTCATGGACGAGATGGGCAAGGCGATGATGGGCACCGGCGAAGCGGCCGGCGACAACCGGGCGCAAGAGGCGGCCGAGCGTGCCATCGCCAACCCGCTGCTGGACGAGATCAGCCTGAATGGCGCCAGAGGCGTGCTGATCAACATCACCGGTGGCTACGACATGACACTGTTCGAGTTGGACGAAGCCGCGAATGTGATCCGCGACAAGGTCGATTCGGATGCCAATATCATCGTCGGCTCGACCCTCGATCCCGAGATGGAAGGTTCGCTCCGCGTCTCCGTCGTGGCGACCGGCATCGATGCATCGGCGGCCCATGAAGAAGTGCCCGCCCCGCGCCGCAGCATGGCCGAGCCCCTGACCCAGAACCCGCCGGTCGCGCGCGGCCAGGAAGAAGCCGCGCCGCAAGAGGACGATATTCCGGTCCCGCCGCGCCGTGCCCCTGCCGCTATCGCCGAACCCCGCACGCAAGAGCAGGCGCCCGCCGCGCAGCAGCAGGATGACCTGCCGCCCCCGGCATGGCAGTCCCGCGCACAGCCTCGCGCTGCCGCCGCGGTTCAGATCGACGACGATGCCAGCGGATTTGTCGCGCCCAAACCTGCGGGCGGCGATCGTGGACAGCCGAAGCCGGAAGTCCTGGACCGTCTGCGCAAGGCCGTCGAGCATCAGGGCGAGCGTCAGGCCGCCCGCCAGCCGCAAGCCCAGCCCGAAACCGAGGCGAGCCGTAACCAGAGCCGGATGAGCGGATTGGGACGGATGCTGGAGCGTATGGCCGGGCATAACGAGCAGGGTGGTGGCGGCCAATCCAAACCCGCCGCAGCCTCGATCGCCGAGCGCGTGAATGAGCGGGTTGCCGTTCGTGCGCGCCAGGAAGAGGTCGATTTCGACGATCTGGCCAGCCCGGAACAGGGCGATGACAATGTCGAAATTCCGGCCTTCCTGCGCCGTCAGGCGAACTAG